Proteins from a single region of Segatella copri:
- a CDS encoding ATP-binding protein — protein MIQKEVIREILLENRKEIELQHIVPRDIQMEEFANYVLIGVRRAGKSFMLYQQIQQYLKQGISWNSMLYLNFEDERLMGMTAQELNLILEVHGMMSDKRPILFLDEIQNIDGWDKFARRLADNKYRVYITGSNAKMLSSDVATTLGGRYITKHIMPYSFSEFLNANEISYDTDTIATTSGRAKVQRYFESYFHFGGFPEGAKLASKRDYINSVYQKIYLGDIASRNKIENQFSLRILFRKLAESVKQPISFTRLTNIIASTGAKLSKPTLINYIEYSKDAFLIYPIKNIADNLTQRETNPKYYFVDNGIISILAMDIDTSLLENMVAMELLRRYGLDEQVFFYNKNIEVDFYIPDAAMAIQVSYNPKKSTETWERESTALIKLSKVLDCKRLIILTYELEEEIVVKDKKIEVIPVWKWLLDL, from the coding sequence ATGATACAAAAAGAAGTCATCAGAGAAATACTCTTGGAAAATAGAAAAGAGATAGAATTACAGCATATTGTCCCAAGAGACATCCAAATGGAAGAGTTTGCCAACTATGTCTTGATAGGCGTAAGACGAGCCGGCAAATCATTCATGCTTTATCAGCAAATTCAACAATATCTGAAACAAGGTATCAGTTGGAACTCTATGCTCTATCTCAATTTTGAGGATGAGCGATTGATGGGCATGACTGCGCAAGAACTAAACCTCATCCTTGAGGTTCATGGTATGATGTCTGACAAACGCCCAATTCTATTTCTTGATGAAATACAAAATATAGATGGTTGGGATAAATTTGCACGACGCTTAGCTGACAACAAGTACAGAGTCTATATAACAGGCAGCAACGCTAAAATGCTTAGCAGTGATGTGGCAACGACCTTGGGAGGTCGCTATATCACTAAACACATTATGCCATATAGTTTCTCTGAATTTCTGAATGCCAATGAGATTTCTTATGACACAGATACCATCGCAACCACATCAGGAAGAGCAAAAGTACAAAGATATTTTGAAAGCTATTTCCATTTTGGAGGTTTTCCTGAAGGTGCAAAACTGGCATCAAAAAGAGATTATATCAATAGTGTATATCAAAAGATTTACCTCGGCGACATCGCCTCTCGCAACAAAATAGAGAACCAGTTCTCACTTCGCATACTTTTCCGAAAACTTGCTGAGAGCGTAAAGCAACCAATTTCTTTCACACGACTCACCAATATAATAGCATCTACTGGTGCTAAACTCAGCAAACCAACTCTCATCAATTATATTGAATATTCTAAAGATGCTTTCTTAATTTATCCTATAAAGAATATCGCAGACAATCTCACACAACGTGAGACCAACCCTAAATACTATTTTGTAGATAACGGTATTATCAGTATCCTTGCCATGGATATAGACACATCATTATTAGAGAATATGGTTGCAATGGAACTATTACGAAGATATGGGTTAGACGAACAAGTTTTCTTCTATAATAAAAATATAGAAGTAGATTTTTATATACCTGATGCAGCAATGGCTATACAAGTAAGCTACAATCCCAAAAAATCTACAGAAACTTGGGAAAGAGAATCTACAGCTCTTATCAAACTTTCCAAGGTATTGGATTGCAAGCGTCTCATAATCCTAACTTACGAGTTGGAAGAAGAAATTGTTGTAAAAGACAAGAAAATAGAAGTGATACCTGTATGGAAATGGTTACTTGATTTATAG
- a CDS encoding acyl-CoA dehydrogenase family protein, with the protein MANYYSDHPEIEFHLNHPLMKRVVDLKERNYAEKDQFEDAPVNYEDAIENYKRLLDITGDVAANIIEPNSEDVDLEGPHLENGRMIYASKTFENLDATRKAGLWGLSMPRRYGGLNLPNAIFSMASEIIAAADAGFQNIWSLQSCIDTLYEFGSEEQRQKYIPRICAGETMSMDLTEPDAGSDLQRVMLKATQDEDGTWRLNGVKRFITNGDSDIHLVLARSEEGTKDGRGLSMFIYDKRDGGVTVRHIEHKLGIHGSPTCELVYKNAKAELCGNTRLGLIKYVMALMNGARLGIAAQSVGVEQEAYNEGLAYAKERAQFGEKIINFPAVYDMLSRMKAKLDAGRSLLYCCARYVDIYKALEDIARDTKLTPEERQEMKKYTRLADAFTPLAKGMNSEYANQNAYDAISIHGGSGFIMEYKCQRLFRDARIFSIYEGTTQLQVVAAIRYITNGTYLSIIKEMLENEVSDDLKPLKERVAKLVDLYETAINKVKEANDQAVHDFLARRLYNMTGDIVMSLLILDDATKAPEMFAKSANVYVRMAEEEVLGHSAYIQNFKAEDLESFKA; encoded by the coding sequence ATGGCTAATTACTATAGTGATCACCCAGAGATTGAATTTCATCTCAATCACCCATTGATGAAGCGTGTTGTTGACTTGAAGGAGCGCAACTACGCAGAAAAAGACCAGTTTGAAGATGCTCCAGTAAACTATGAGGATGCCATCGAGAACTACAAGCGATTGCTGGATATTACCGGCGATGTAGCTGCTAACATCATCGAACCAAACTCTGAGGATGTTGACCTCGAAGGTCCACACTTGGAGAACGGCCGCATGATTTATGCCAGCAAGACATTTGAGAACCTCGATGCTACCCGCAAGGCTGGCCTCTGGGGCTTGTCTATGCCTCGTCGTTACGGCGGCTTGAACCTGCCTAACGCCATCTTCTCTATGGCTTCAGAGATTATCGCTGCAGCTGATGCAGGTTTCCAGAACATCTGGTCGCTCCAGAGCTGTATCGATACACTCTATGAGTTCGGTTCTGAGGAGCAGCGCCAGAAGTACATCCCTCGCATCTGCGCAGGCGAGACCATGAGTATGGACTTGACTGAGCCTGATGCAGGTTCTGACTTGCAGCGCGTGATGCTGAAGGCTACACAGGATGAGGACGGCACATGGCGTCTGAACGGTGTGAAGCGTTTCATCACCAATGGTGACTCAGACATCCACCTGGTTCTGGCTCGTTCAGAGGAAGGCACCAAGGATGGTCGTGGTCTTTCTATGTTCATCTACGACAAGCGCGATGGTGGCGTAACCGTTCGTCACATCGAGCACAAGTTGGGTATTCACGGTTCTCCTACCTGCGAGTTGGTTTACAAGAATGCCAAGGCTGAGCTTTGCGGTAACACCCGTCTCGGTTTGATTAAGTACGTGATGGCTCTGATGAATGGTGCCCGTCTGGGTATTGCTGCTCAGAGTGTAGGTGTTGAGCAGGAGGCTTACAATGAGGGCTTGGCCTATGCCAAGGAGCGTGCTCAGTTTGGTGAGAAGATCATCAACTTCCCAGCTGTATACGACATGCTTTCAAGAATGAAGGCTAAGTTGGATGCAGGTCGTTCACTCCTCTACTGCTGCGCTCGCTACGTAGATATCTACAAGGCTTTGGAAGACATCGCCCGCGACACTAAGCTCACTCCAGAGGAGCGTCAGGAGATGAAGAAATACACCCGCTTGGCTGATGCATTTACTCCATTGGCTAAGGGTATGAACTCAGAGTATGCTAACCAGAATGCATACGATGCCATCAGCATCCACGGTGGTTCTGGTTTCATCATGGAGTACAAGTGCCAGCGCCTGTTCCGTGATGCCCGCATCTTCTCTATCTACGAGGGAACCACCCAGCTTCAGGTAGTAGCAGCTATCCGCTACATCACCAACGGTACTTATCTCAGCATCATCAAGGAGATGTTGGAGAATGAGGTATCAGATGACTTGAAGCCATTGAAGGAGCGTGTAGCTAAGCTCGTAGATCTTTACGAGACAGCCATCAACAAGGTGAAGGAAGCAAACGATCAGGCAGTTCACGACTTCCTGGCTCGCCGTCTCTACAACATGACTGGCGACATCGTAATGTCTCTCCTCATCCTCGATGATGCTACCAAGGCACCAGAGATGTTTGCCAAGAGTGCAAATGTTTATGTACGCATGGCAGAGGAGGAAGTTCTCGGCCATTCAGCATACATCCAGAACTTCAAGGCAGAAGACTTGGAGAGCTTCAAGGCATAA
- a CDS encoding electron transfer flavoprotein subunit alpha/FixB family protein yields the protein MNNVFVYCEVEGTTVAEVSQELLTKGRKLANQQGVELHAIVAGTGIKGQVEDQILPYGVDKLFVFDAEGLFPYTSAPHTDILVNLFKEEKPQIALMGATVIGRDLGPRVSSSLTSGLTADCTELEIGDYDDKKSGKHYEGLLYQIRPAFGGNIVATIVNPEHRPQMATVRSGVMQKSIYEGECKKEVVYPEVSKYVPAEDFVVKVLDHHVEAAKHNLKGSAIVVAGGYGVGSKEGFDQLFELAHLLHGEVGASRAAVDAGWVDHDRQIGQTGVTVHPKVYIACGISGQIQHIAGMQDSGIIISVNNDPDAPINKIADYVINGNVEDVVPKLIKYYKQNSK from the coding sequence ATGAACAACGTATTTGTATATTGCGAGGTAGAAGGCACAACTGTTGCCGAAGTATCTCAGGAATTGCTCACCAAGGGTCGTAAGCTCGCTAACCAGCAGGGTGTGGAGCTCCATGCCATCGTGGCTGGTACCGGCATCAAGGGTCAGGTAGAGGATCAGATTCTCCCTTATGGTGTAGATAAATTATTTGTTTTCGATGCTGAGGGTTTGTTCCCATATACTTCAGCTCCTCATACAGACATTCTCGTCAACCTCTTCAAGGAGGAGAAGCCTCAGATTGCGCTGATGGGTGCTACCGTTATCGGTCGCGACCTCGGTCCTCGTGTTTCTTCTTCATTGACCAGCGGTCTTACCGCCGACTGTACAGAACTTGAAATCGGTGATTACGACGATAAGAAAAGCGGCAAGCACTATGAGGGTCTGCTCTATCAGATTCGTCCTGCCTTCGGTGGTAACATCGTGGCTACTATCGTAAACCCAGAGCACCGTCCTCAGATGGCTACTGTCCGCTCTGGCGTGATGCAGAAGAGCATCTACGAGGGTGAGTGCAAGAAGGAAGTAGTTTACCCTGAGGTAAGCAAGTATGTTCCTGCTGAAGACTTCGTAGTGAAGGTACTCGACCACCACGTAGAGGCTGCCAAGCACAACCTGAAGGGTTCTGCCATCGTTGTAGCCGGTGGTTATGGTGTAGGAAGCAAGGAAGGTTTCGACCAGCTCTTCGAGTTGGCTCATCTCCTCCATGGTGAGGTAGGTGCTTCCCGTGCTGCCGTAGATGCAGGCTGGGTAGATCACGACCGTCAGATTGGTCAGACTGGTGTTACCGTTCATCCTAAGGTTTATATCGCCTGCGGAATCTCTGGTCAGATTCAGCACATCGCCGGTATGCAGGATTCGGGTATCATCATATCTGTGAACAACGATCCTGATGCTCCAATCAACAAGATTGCCGACTACGTTATCAACGGCAATGTTGAGGATGTGGTTCCTAAGCTCATCAAGTACTACAAGCAGAATTCTAAGTAA
- a CDS encoding electron transfer flavoprotein subunit beta/FixA family protein — translation MSLKIVVLAKQVPDTRNVGKDAMTAEGTVNRAALPAIFNPEDLNALEQALRLKEQNPGSTVGILTMGPPRAGEIIRQGLYRGADTGWLLTDRLFAGADTLATSYALATGIQKIGDVDIVIGGRQAIDGDTAQVGPQVAQKLGLNQVTYAEEILKVEDGKATIRRLIDGGVETVEAPLPLVITVNGSAAPCRPCNVKLVMKYKYATCPMERKGDEPWANLYEERPYLTLNQWSVADVDGDPAQCGLSGSPTKVKAVKNIVFQAKESKTLTSSDEDIDGLMKELLNESIIG, via the coding sequence ATGAGTTTAAAAATCGTAGTACTTGCCAAGCAAGTACCTGACACAAGAAATGTGGGTAAGGATGCGATGACCGCCGAAGGCACAGTAAATCGCGCTGCCCTTCCTGCAATCTTCAATCCTGAAGATTTGAACGCATTGGAGCAGGCTCTCCGATTGAAAGAGCAGAATCCAGGTTCTACAGTTGGTATTTTGACCATGGGTCCTCCACGTGCTGGAGAAATCATCCGCCAGGGTCTTTATCGTGGTGCTGATACGGGTTGGTTGCTTACCGACCGTCTCTTTGCTGGTGCTGATACATTGGCTACTTCCTATGCCCTTGCTACCGGTATCCAGAAGATTGGTGACGTTGACATCGTGATCGGTGGTCGCCAGGCTATCGATGGTGATACTGCTCAGGTAGGTCCGCAGGTGGCTCAGAAGTTGGGATTGAACCAGGTAACCTACGCAGAGGAAATCCTCAAGGTAGAGGATGGCAAGGCTACTATACGCCGCCTCATTGATGGTGGTGTGGAGACTGTTGAGGCTCCATTGCCATTGGTTATCACCGTAAACGGAAGTGCTGCTCCATGTCGCCCATGCAACGTGAAGCTCGTAATGAAATATAAATACGCTACCTGCCCTATGGAGCGCAAGGGTGATGAGCCTTGGGCCAACCTCTATGAAGAGCGCCCTTACCTCACTCTGAACCAGTGGAGCGTTGCCGATGTAGATGGCGACCCTGCACAGTGCGGTTTGAGCGGTTCACCTACCAAGGTGAAGGCCGTGAAGAACATCGTGTTCCAGGCTAAGGAAAGCAAGACCTTGACCAGCAGCGATGAAGACATCGACGGACTGATGAAGGAATTGTTGAACGAAAGTATTATCGGATAA
- a CDS encoding riboflavin synthase, with product MFSGIVEEMATVVAIRHDKENIDFTLKCSFVDELGIDQSVAHNGVCLTVVEIKDGTYTVTAMKETLDRSNLGLLKVGDKVNVERSMVMNGRLDGHIVQGHVDETAKCIAMKDADGSTYFTFEYELNKEMARKGYFTVDKGSVTVNGVSLTVCDPTDNTFTVAIIPYTRENTNFCDIEVGTVVNIEFDILGKYIARLKSFE from the coding sequence ATGTTTAGTGGAATCGTAGAAGAAATGGCTACCGTCGTAGCTATCAGACATGATAAGGAGAACATCGACTTTACGTTGAAGTGCTCTTTCGTTGATGAACTCGGCATCGACCAGAGCGTGGCTCATAATGGTGTCTGCCTCACCGTGGTGGAAATCAAGGACGGTACCTATACCGTTACCGCCATGAAGGAAACCCTAGACCGCAGCAATCTGGGACTGCTCAAGGTAGGCGACAAGGTGAACGTAGAGCGTTCTATGGTGATGAACGGCCGTCTGGATGGTCATATCGTACAGGGACACGTGGACGAGACTGCCAAATGTATCGCAATGAAAGACGCTGATGGCTCTACTTATTTTACTTTCGAATATGAGCTCAACAAGGAAATGGCAAGAAAAGGATATTTCACGGTCGACAAGGGCAGCGTTACCGTTAACGGCGTTTCGCTCACCGTCTGTGATCCTACAGACAACACATTTACCGTTGCCATCATTCCTTATACCAGAGAGAATACCAACTTCTGCGACATCGAAGTGGGAACGGTAGTGAATATCGAATTCGACATTCTGGGCAAATATATCGCTCGACTCAAGAGCTTTGAATAA
- the pepI gene encoding proline iminopeptidase — MEIKEGYMPFMGYQTYYRIVGKTEEGKSPIILLHGGPGSTHNYFELLDRVAESGRAVIMYDQLGCGNSFVEGHPELWTPETWLNELCSLIDYLHIDHFHLLGQSWGGMLAIIYLIEKKAKGVKSTILSSTLSSSKLWASEQHRMIKFMSEKDQRAIAEAEAKDDFSSEAYAKANEHFMLLHCAGEVTEDSPECLRRKKRAGAEAYLHGWGPNEYTPTGTLRDYDYTDRLGEIQVPCLVMSGTNDLCTPLVAKTLYDGIPDSKWHLFVGARHMPFAEQNDEYCEVLEEWLGEKD, encoded by the coding sequence ATGGAAATCAAGGAAGGATACATGCCCTTCATGGGCTATCAAACATATTATCGTATCGTAGGTAAAACAGAGGAGGGCAAGAGCCCTATCATCCTCTTGCATGGTGGACCAGGCAGTACCCACAACTATTTCGAGCTATTGGATAGGGTAGCGGAATCAGGCAGAGCCGTCATCATGTACGACCAGTTGGGCTGTGGCAACTCATTTGTGGAGGGACATCCCGAACTCTGGACTCCTGAGACTTGGCTCAACGAACTCTGTTCACTCATCGACTATCTCCACATCGACCATTTCCATCTCTTGGGACAGTCGTGGGGCGGCATGCTTGCCATCATCTATCTGATAGAGAAGAAAGCGAAGGGCGTGAAGTCGACCATTCTTAGCAGTACTCTTTCGAGCAGCAAGCTTTGGGCAAGTGAGCAACATCGCATGATTAAGTTTATGTCGGAGAAAGACCAGCGTGCCATCGCTGAGGCTGAGGCGAAGGATGACTTTTCGAGCGAGGCGTATGCCAAGGCGAATGAACACTTCATGCTCCTGCATTGTGCCGGTGAGGTGACGGAGGATAGTCCAGAGTGTCTTCGCCGGAAGAAGCGTGCTGGTGCTGAGGCTTATCTCCATGGTTGGGGACCAAACGAATACACTCCTACAGGTACGCTCCGTGATTATGATTACACCGACCGCTTGGGCGAGATACAAGTACCATGCCTTGTGATGAGTGGAACCAATGACCTCTGCACTCCATTGGTAGCAAAGACGCTCTACGATGGTATCCCAGATTCCAAGTGGCATCTCTTCGTAGGAGCCCGACACATGCCATTTGCCGAGCAAAATGATGAGTATTGCGAGGTATTGGAAGAATGGTTAGGGGAGAAAGATTAG